Proteins from one Panthera leo isolate Ple1 chromosome D1, P.leo_Ple1_pat1.1, whole genome shotgun sequence genomic window:
- the USP28 gene encoding ubiquitin carboxyl-terminal hydrolase 28 isoform X8, which produces MLLNQLREITGIQDPSFLHEALKASNGDITQAVSLLTEERVKEPGQDTVATEPSEAEARAASKEVLASKVIDLTHDNKDDLQAAIALSLLESPNIQADGRDLNRMREAASAETKRSKRKRCEVWGENPNPNDWRRVDGWPVGLKNVGNTCWFSAVIQSLFQLPEFRRLVLSYSLPQNVLENCPSHTEKRNIVFMQELQYLFALMMGSNRKFVDPSAALDLLKGAFRSPEEQQQDVSEFTHKLLDWLEDAFQLAVNVNSNPRNKSENPMVQLFYGTFLTEGVREGKPFCNNETFGQYPLQRWFTKLPPVLTFELSRFEFNQSLGQPEKIHNKLEFPQIIYMDRYMYKSKELIRSKRECIRKLKEEIKVLQQKLERYVKYGSGPARFPLPDMLKYVIEFASTKPASESSTSQSDHVTLPLSSVHCPVSDLASKESTSKESPSQDVEGTFSSPEDSPPKSKAMNKPFTSSRSSMEMPAQPAPRTVTEDEINFVKTCLQRWRSEIEQDIQDLKNCIASTTQTIEQMYCDPLLRQVPYRLHAVLVHEGQANAGHYWAYIYNQPRQVWLKYNDISVTESSWEELERDSYGGLRNVSAYCLMYINDKLPHFNAEAAPIESDQMLGEVDALSVELKHYIQEDNWRFEQEVEEWEEEQSCKIPQMESSSSSVSQDFSTSPEPSVASSHGVRCLSSEHAVIAKEQTAQAIANTAHAYERGGVEAALNEEVEPEKPMSPETNPAGQTEQPPKAGDTESAAQPDSEASEVEIPSVGRILVRADADGYDEEVMLSPAMQGVILAIAKARQTFDRDGSEAGLIKAFHEEYSRLYQLAKETPTAHSDPRLQHVLVYFFQNEAPKRVVERTLLEQFADKNLSYDERSISIMKVAQAKLQEIGPEDMNMEEYKKWHEDYSLFRKVSVYLLTGLELYQKGKYQEALSYLVYAYQSNAALLTKGPRRGVKESVIALYRRKCLLELNAKAASLFETNDDHSVTEGINVMNELIIPCIHLIINNDISKDDLHAIEIMRNHWCSYLGQDIAENLQLCLGEFLPRLLDPSAEIIVLKEPPTIRPNSPYDLCSRFAAVMESIQGVSTVTVK; this is translated from the exons AAGTGATAGACCTTACTCATGATAACAAAGATGACCTACAGGCTGCCATTGCTTTGAGTCTGTTGGAGTCCCCCAACATTCAAGCTGATGGAAGAGATCTGAACAG GATGCGCGAGGCAGCCTCTGCAGAAACTAAACGCTCAAAGAGAAAACGCTGTGAAGTCTGGGGAGAAAATCCCAATCCCAACGACTGGAGGAGAGTTGATGGTTGGCCAGTTGGACTGAAGAATGTTGGCAATACATGTTGGTTTAGTGCTGTTATTCAG tcTCTCTTCCAACTGCCTGAATTTCGAAGACTCGTTCTCAGCTATAGCCTGCCACAGAATGTACTTGAAAACTGTCCAAGTCACACG gaaaagagaaatatcGTGTTTATGCAAGAGCTTCAGTACTTGTTTGCTCTGATGATGGGATCAAATCGCAAATTTGTAGACCCTTCCGCAGCCCTGGATCTCTTAAAGGGAGCATTCCGATCACCTGAGGAACAGCAG CAAGATGTGAGTGAATTCACACACAAGCTCCTGGATTGGCTGGAGGACGCATTCCAGCTAGCTGTTAACGTTAA cagcaatCCCAGGAACAAATCTGAAAACCCAATGGTGCAGCTATTCTACGGGACTTTCCTCACTGAAGGGGTTCGTGAAG GAAAGCCCTTTTGTAACAATGAGACCTTCGGCCAGTATCCCCTTCAG CGTTGGTTTACAAAGCTGCCTCCAGTGTTGACCTTTGAGCTCTCAAGATTTGAGTTCAATCAGTCCCTCGGTCAGCCAGAGAAAATTCACAATAAGCTGGAATTTCCTCAGATCATTTATATGGACAG GTACATGTACAAGAGCAAAGAGCTTATTCGAAGTAAGAGAGAGTGTATTCGAAAGttgaaggaggaaataaaagttcTGCAGCAAAAACTGGAAAG GTACGTGAAGTACGGCTCAGGCCCAGCTCGGTTTCCACTCCCGGACATGCTGAAATACGTTATCGAATTTGCCAGTACAAAACCTGCCTCAGAAAGCTCCACGTCTCAAAGTGACCACGTGACGTTACCGCTTTCTTCAGTGCACTGCCCAGTTTCTGACCTGGCATCCAAGGAGAg TACAAGTAAAGAAAGCCCTTCTCAGGATGTCGAAGGTACCTTTTCTTCTCCTGAAGATTCTCCACCCAAGTCTAAGGCAATGAATAAGCCATTTACATCGTCCCGGTCTTCCATGGAAATGCCTGCACAGCCGGCTCCTCGAACTGTCACAGAGGATGAGATAAACTTTGTTAAGACCTGTCTTCAGAGGTGGAGGAGTGAGATTGAACAAGATATTCAAG atttaaaGAATTGTATTGCAAGCACTACCCAGACTATTGAGCAGATGTATTGCGACCCACTCCTTCGTCAG GTGCCTTATCGCTTGCACGCAGTTCTCGTTCATGAAGGACAAGCCAATGCTGGACACTACTGGGCCTATATCTATAATCAACCCCGACAAGTCTGGCTCAAGTACAATGACATCTCTGTTACTGAATCTTCCTGGGAAGAACTTGAAAGAGATTCTTATGGGGGCCTGAGAAACGTTAGTGCTTACTGTCTGATGTACATTAACGACAAGCTGCCGCACTTCAATGCAG AGGCGGCCCCAATTGAATCAGATCAGATGTTGGGAGAAGTGGATGCCCTGTCTGTTGAACTGAAGCATTACATTCAGGAAGATAACTGGAGGTTTGAGCAGGAGGTCGAGGAGTGGGAAGAAGAACAGTCCTGCAAAATCCCTCAGATGGAATCGTCCAGCAGCTCAGTGTCCCaggatttctccacatccccag AGCCCTCAGTAGCCTCTTCCCATGGGGTCCGCTGTTTGTCCTCTGAGCACGCTGTGATCGCAAAGGAGCAGACGGCGCAGGCGATTGCGAACACAGCACACGCCTATGAGCGGGGCGGTGTGGAAGCCGCGCTGAACGAG GAAGTTGAGCCCGAGAAGCCCATGTCCCCGGAAACAAACCCCGCAGGGCAGACAGAGCAGCCCCCAAAGGCTGGTGACACAGAGTCTGCTGCCCAGCCTGACTCTGAGGCCTCTGAAGTCGAGATTCCCAGTGTGGGAAGGATTCTGGTTAGAGCTGACGCAGATGGATATGATGAGGAG GTGATGCTGAGCCCTGCCATGCAAGGGGTCATCCTGGCCATAGCTAAAGCCCGTCAGACCTTTGACCGAGATGGGTCTGAAGCAGGGCTTATTAAG GCATTCCACGAAGAGTACTCCAGGCTCTACCAGCTGGCCAAGGAGACGCCCACGGCCCACAGCGACCCTCGGCTCCAGCACGTGCTTGTCTACTTTTTCCAAAATGAGGCGCCCAAGAGGGTGGTGGAGCGGACCCTCCTGGAACAGTTTGCAGATAAAAATCTCAGCTACGATGAAAG GTCCATCAGCATCATGAAGGTGGCGCAGGCCAAGCTGCAGGAGATTGGTCCAGAGGACATGAATATGGAAGAGTACAAG AAGTGGCATGAGGATTATAGTTTGTTTCGAAAGGTGTCTGTGTATCTCCTCACGGGTCTGGAACTCTACCAAAAAGGAAA GTACCAAGAGGCACTCTCCTACCTGGTATATGCCTACCAGAGCAATGCCGCCCTGCTGACCAAGGGGCCCCGCCGGGGGGTGAAGGAATCTGTCATCGCTTTGTACCGACGAAAGTGCCTTCTG GAGCTGAATGCCAAGGCAGCTTCTCTCTTTGAAACAAACGACGACCACTCTGTAACAGAGGGCATTAATGTGATGAATGAGCTGATCATTCCCTGCATTCACCTTATCATTAATAATGACATCTCCAAGGATGACCTACATGCCATTGAGATCATGAGAAACCATTGGTGCTCTTACCTTGGACAAGATATTGCGG AAAATCTACAGCTGTGCTTAGGGGAGTTCCTACCCAGGCTTCTCGATCCTTCTGCGGAAATCATTGTCTTGAAGGAGCCTCCAACTATTCGACCCAATTCTCCCTATGACCTTTGTAGCCGATTTGCAGCTGTCATGGAGTCAATTCAGGGGGTGTCAACTGTGACAGTGAAGTAA
- the USP28 gene encoding ubiquitin carboxyl-terminal hydrolase 28 isoform X3 has translation MLLNQLREITGIQDPSFLHEALKASNGDITQAVSLLTEERVKEPGQDTVATEPSEAEARAASKEVLASKVIDLTHDNKDDLQAAIALSLLESPNIQADGRDLNRMREAASAETKRSKRKRCEVWGENPNPNDWRRVDGWPVGLKNVGNTCWFSAVIQSLFQLPEFRRLVLSYSLPQNVLENCPSHTEKRNIVFMQELQYLFALMMGSNRKFVDPSAALDLLKGAFRSPEEQQQDVSEFTHKLLDWLEDAFQLAVNVNNPRNKSENPMVQLFYGTFLTEGVREGKPFCNNETFGQYPLQVNGYRNLDECLEGAMVEGDIDLLPSDHSVKYGQERWFTKLPPVLTFELSRFEFNQSLGQPEKIHNKLEFPQIIYMDRYMYKSKELIRSKRECIRKLKEEIKVLQQKLERYVKYGSGPARFPLPDMLKYVIEFASTKPASESSTSQSDHVTLPLSSVHCPVSDLASKESTSKESPSQDVEGTFSSPEDSPPKSKAMNKPFTSSRSSMEMPAQPAPRTVTEDEINFVKTCLQRWRSEIEQDIQDLKNCIASTTQTIEQMYCDPLLRQVPYRLHAVLVHEGQANAGHYWAYIYNQPRQVWLKYNDISVTESSWEELERDSYGGLRNVSAYCLMYINDKLPHFNAEAAPIESDQMLGEVDALSVELKHYIQEDNWRFEQEVEEWEEEQSCKIPQMESSSSSVSQDFSTSPEPSVASSHGVRCLSSEHAVIAKEQTAQAIANTAHAYERGGVEAALNEEVEPEKPMSPETNPAGQTEQPPKAGDTESAAQPDSEASEVEIPSVGRILVRADADGYDEEVMLSPAMQGVILAIAKARQTFDRDGSEAGLIKAFHEEYSRLYQLAKETPTAHSDPRLQHVLVYFFQNEAPKRVVERTLLEQFADKNLSYDERSISIMKVAQAKLQEIGPEDMNMEEYKKWHEDYSLFRKVSVYLLTGLELYQKGKYQEALSYLVYAYQSNAALLTKGPRRGVKESVIALYRRKCLLELNAKAASLFETNDDHSVTEGINVMNELIIPCIHLIINNDISKDDLHAIEIMRNHWCSYLGQDIAENLQLCLGEFLPRLLDPSAEIIVLKEPPTIRPNSPYDLCSRFAAVMESIQGVSTVTVK, from the exons AAGTGATAGACCTTACTCATGATAACAAAGATGACCTACAGGCTGCCATTGCTTTGAGTCTGTTGGAGTCCCCCAACATTCAAGCTGATGGAAGAGATCTGAACAG GATGCGCGAGGCAGCCTCTGCAGAAACTAAACGCTCAAAGAGAAAACGCTGTGAAGTCTGGGGAGAAAATCCCAATCCCAACGACTGGAGGAGAGTTGATGGTTGGCCAGTTGGACTGAAGAATGTTGGCAATACATGTTGGTTTAGTGCTGTTATTCAG tcTCTCTTCCAACTGCCTGAATTTCGAAGACTCGTTCTCAGCTATAGCCTGCCACAGAATGTACTTGAAAACTGTCCAAGTCACACG gaaaagagaaatatcGTGTTTATGCAAGAGCTTCAGTACTTGTTTGCTCTGATGATGGGATCAAATCGCAAATTTGTAGACCCTTCCGCAGCCCTGGATCTCTTAAAGGGAGCATTCCGATCACCTGAGGAACAGCAG CAAGATGTGAGTGAATTCACACACAAGCTCCTGGATTGGCTGGAGGACGCATTCCAGCTAGCTGTTAACGTTAA caatCCCAGGAACAAATCTGAAAACCCAATGGTGCAGCTATTCTACGGGACTTTCCTCACTGAAGGGGTTCGTGAAG GAAAGCCCTTTTGTAACAATGAGACCTTCGGCCAGTATCCCCTTCAGGTAAATGGTTATCGCAACTTAGACGAATGTTTGGAAGGGGCCATGGTGGAGGGGGACATTGACCTGCTTCCTTCCGATCATTCGGTGAAGTATGGACAAGAG CGTTGGTTTACAAAGCTGCCTCCAGTGTTGACCTTTGAGCTCTCAAGATTTGAGTTCAATCAGTCCCTCGGTCAGCCAGAGAAAATTCACAATAAGCTGGAATTTCCTCAGATCATTTATATGGACAG GTACATGTACAAGAGCAAAGAGCTTATTCGAAGTAAGAGAGAGTGTATTCGAAAGttgaaggaggaaataaaagttcTGCAGCAAAAACTGGAAAG GTACGTGAAGTACGGCTCAGGCCCAGCTCGGTTTCCACTCCCGGACATGCTGAAATACGTTATCGAATTTGCCAGTACAAAACCTGCCTCAGAAAGCTCCACGTCTCAAAGTGACCACGTGACGTTACCGCTTTCTTCAGTGCACTGCCCAGTTTCTGACCTGGCATCCAAGGAGAg TACAAGTAAAGAAAGCCCTTCTCAGGATGTCGAAGGTACCTTTTCTTCTCCTGAAGATTCTCCACCCAAGTCTAAGGCAATGAATAAGCCATTTACATCGTCCCGGTCTTCCATGGAAATGCCTGCACAGCCGGCTCCTCGAACTGTCACAGAGGATGAGATAAACTTTGTTAAGACCTGTCTTCAGAGGTGGAGGAGTGAGATTGAACAAGATATTCAAG atttaaaGAATTGTATTGCAAGCACTACCCAGACTATTGAGCAGATGTATTGCGACCCACTCCTTCGTCAG GTGCCTTATCGCTTGCACGCAGTTCTCGTTCATGAAGGACAAGCCAATGCTGGACACTACTGGGCCTATATCTATAATCAACCCCGACAAGTCTGGCTCAAGTACAATGACATCTCTGTTACTGAATCTTCCTGGGAAGAACTTGAAAGAGATTCTTATGGGGGCCTGAGAAACGTTAGTGCTTACTGTCTGATGTACATTAACGACAAGCTGCCGCACTTCAATGCAG AGGCGGCCCCAATTGAATCAGATCAGATGTTGGGAGAAGTGGATGCCCTGTCTGTTGAACTGAAGCATTACATTCAGGAAGATAACTGGAGGTTTGAGCAGGAGGTCGAGGAGTGGGAAGAAGAACAGTCCTGCAAAATCCCTCAGATGGAATCGTCCAGCAGCTCAGTGTCCCaggatttctccacatccccag AGCCCTCAGTAGCCTCTTCCCATGGGGTCCGCTGTTTGTCCTCTGAGCACGCTGTGATCGCAAAGGAGCAGACGGCGCAGGCGATTGCGAACACAGCACACGCCTATGAGCGGGGCGGTGTGGAAGCCGCGCTGAACGAG GAAGTTGAGCCCGAGAAGCCCATGTCCCCGGAAACAAACCCCGCAGGGCAGACAGAGCAGCCCCCAAAGGCTGGTGACACAGAGTCTGCTGCCCAGCCTGACTCTGAGGCCTCTGAAGTCGAGATTCCCAGTGTGGGAAGGATTCTGGTTAGAGCTGACGCAGATGGATATGATGAGGAG GTGATGCTGAGCCCTGCCATGCAAGGGGTCATCCTGGCCATAGCTAAAGCCCGTCAGACCTTTGACCGAGATGGGTCTGAAGCAGGGCTTATTAAG GCATTCCACGAAGAGTACTCCAGGCTCTACCAGCTGGCCAAGGAGACGCCCACGGCCCACAGCGACCCTCGGCTCCAGCACGTGCTTGTCTACTTTTTCCAAAATGAGGCGCCCAAGAGGGTGGTGGAGCGGACCCTCCTGGAACAGTTTGCAGATAAAAATCTCAGCTACGATGAAAG GTCCATCAGCATCATGAAGGTGGCGCAGGCCAAGCTGCAGGAGATTGGTCCAGAGGACATGAATATGGAAGAGTACAAG AAGTGGCATGAGGATTATAGTTTGTTTCGAAAGGTGTCTGTGTATCTCCTCACGGGTCTGGAACTCTACCAAAAAGGAAA GTACCAAGAGGCACTCTCCTACCTGGTATATGCCTACCAGAGCAATGCCGCCCTGCTGACCAAGGGGCCCCGCCGGGGGGTGAAGGAATCTGTCATCGCTTTGTACCGACGAAAGTGCCTTCTG GAGCTGAATGCCAAGGCAGCTTCTCTCTTTGAAACAAACGACGACCACTCTGTAACAGAGGGCATTAATGTGATGAATGAGCTGATCATTCCCTGCATTCACCTTATCATTAATAATGACATCTCCAAGGATGACCTACATGCCATTGAGATCATGAGAAACCATTGGTGCTCTTACCTTGGACAAGATATTGCGG AAAATCTACAGCTGTGCTTAGGGGAGTTCCTACCCAGGCTTCTCGATCCTTCTGCGGAAATCATTGTCTTGAAGGAGCCTCCAACTATTCGACCCAATTCTCCCTATGACCTTTGTAGCCGATTTGCAGCTGTCATGGAGTCAATTCAGGGGGTGTCAACTGTGACAGTGAAGTAA
- the USP28 gene encoding ubiquitin carboxyl-terminal hydrolase 28 isoform X1, which translates to MLLNQLREITGIQDPSFLHEALKASNGDITQAVSLLTEERVKEPGQDTVATEPSEAEARAASKEVLASKVIDLTHDNKDDLQAAIALSLLESPNIQADGRDLNRMREAASAETKRSKRKRCEVWGENPNPNDWRRVDGWPVGLKNVGNTCWFSAVIQSLFQLPEFRRLVLSYSLPQNVLENCPSHTEKRNIVFMQELQYLFALMMGSNRKFVDPSAALDLLKGAFRSPEEQQQDVSEFTHKLLDWLEDAFQLAVNVNSNPRNKSENPMVQLFYGTFLTEGVREGKPFCNNETFGQYPLQVNGYRNLDECLEGAMVEGDIDLLPSDHSVKYGQERWFTKLPPVLTFELSRFEFNQSLGQPEKIHNKLEFPQIIYMDRYMYKSKELIRSKRECIRKLKEEIKVLQQKLERYVKYGSGPARFPLPDMLKYVIEFASTKPASESSTSQSDHVTLPLSSVHCPVSDLASKESTSKESPSQDVEGTFSSPEDSPPKSKAMNKPFTSSRSSMEMPAQPAPRTVTEDEINFVKTCLQRWRSEIEQDIQDLKNCIASTTQTIEQMYCDPLLRQVPYRLHAVLVHEGQANAGHYWAYIYNQPRQVWLKYNDISVTESSWEELERDSYGGLRNVSAYCLMYINDKLPHFNAEAAPIESDQMLGEVDALSVELKHYIQEDNWRFEQEVEEWEEEQSCKIPQMESSSSSVSQDFSTSPEPSVASSHGVRCLSSEHAVIAKEQTAQAIANTAHAYERGGVEAALNEEVEPEKPMSPETNPAGQTEQPPKAGDTESAAQPDSEASEVEIPSVGRILVRADADGYDEEVMLSPAMQGVILAIAKARQTFDRDGSEAGLIKAFHEEYSRLYQLAKETPTAHSDPRLQHVLVYFFQNEAPKRVVERTLLEQFADKNLSYDERSISIMKVAQAKLQEIGPEDMNMEEYKKWHEDYSLFRKVSVYLLTGLELYQKGKYQEALSYLVYAYQSNAALLTKGPRRGVKESVIALYRRKCLLELNAKAASLFETNDDHSVTEGINVMNELIIPCIHLIINNDISKDDLHAIEIMRNHWCSYLGQDIAENLQLCLGEFLPRLLDPSAEIIVLKEPPTIRPNSPYDLCSRFAAVMESIQGVSTVTVK; encoded by the exons AAGTGATAGACCTTACTCATGATAACAAAGATGACCTACAGGCTGCCATTGCTTTGAGTCTGTTGGAGTCCCCCAACATTCAAGCTGATGGAAGAGATCTGAACAG GATGCGCGAGGCAGCCTCTGCAGAAACTAAACGCTCAAAGAGAAAACGCTGTGAAGTCTGGGGAGAAAATCCCAATCCCAACGACTGGAGGAGAGTTGATGGTTGGCCAGTTGGACTGAAGAATGTTGGCAATACATGTTGGTTTAGTGCTGTTATTCAG tcTCTCTTCCAACTGCCTGAATTTCGAAGACTCGTTCTCAGCTATAGCCTGCCACAGAATGTACTTGAAAACTGTCCAAGTCACACG gaaaagagaaatatcGTGTTTATGCAAGAGCTTCAGTACTTGTTTGCTCTGATGATGGGATCAAATCGCAAATTTGTAGACCCTTCCGCAGCCCTGGATCTCTTAAAGGGAGCATTCCGATCACCTGAGGAACAGCAG CAAGATGTGAGTGAATTCACACACAAGCTCCTGGATTGGCTGGAGGACGCATTCCAGCTAGCTGTTAACGTTAA cagcaatCCCAGGAACAAATCTGAAAACCCAATGGTGCAGCTATTCTACGGGACTTTCCTCACTGAAGGGGTTCGTGAAG GAAAGCCCTTTTGTAACAATGAGACCTTCGGCCAGTATCCCCTTCAGGTAAATGGTTATCGCAACTTAGACGAATGTTTGGAAGGGGCCATGGTGGAGGGGGACATTGACCTGCTTCCTTCCGATCATTCGGTGAAGTATGGACAAGAG CGTTGGTTTACAAAGCTGCCTCCAGTGTTGACCTTTGAGCTCTCAAGATTTGAGTTCAATCAGTCCCTCGGTCAGCCAGAGAAAATTCACAATAAGCTGGAATTTCCTCAGATCATTTATATGGACAG GTACATGTACAAGAGCAAAGAGCTTATTCGAAGTAAGAGAGAGTGTATTCGAAAGttgaaggaggaaataaaagttcTGCAGCAAAAACTGGAAAG GTACGTGAAGTACGGCTCAGGCCCAGCTCGGTTTCCACTCCCGGACATGCTGAAATACGTTATCGAATTTGCCAGTACAAAACCTGCCTCAGAAAGCTCCACGTCTCAAAGTGACCACGTGACGTTACCGCTTTCTTCAGTGCACTGCCCAGTTTCTGACCTGGCATCCAAGGAGAg TACAAGTAAAGAAAGCCCTTCTCAGGATGTCGAAGGTACCTTTTCTTCTCCTGAAGATTCTCCACCCAAGTCTAAGGCAATGAATAAGCCATTTACATCGTCCCGGTCTTCCATGGAAATGCCTGCACAGCCGGCTCCTCGAACTGTCACAGAGGATGAGATAAACTTTGTTAAGACCTGTCTTCAGAGGTGGAGGAGTGAGATTGAACAAGATATTCAAG atttaaaGAATTGTATTGCAAGCACTACCCAGACTATTGAGCAGATGTATTGCGACCCACTCCTTCGTCAG GTGCCTTATCGCTTGCACGCAGTTCTCGTTCATGAAGGACAAGCCAATGCTGGACACTACTGGGCCTATATCTATAATCAACCCCGACAAGTCTGGCTCAAGTACAATGACATCTCTGTTACTGAATCTTCCTGGGAAGAACTTGAAAGAGATTCTTATGGGGGCCTGAGAAACGTTAGTGCTTACTGTCTGATGTACATTAACGACAAGCTGCCGCACTTCAATGCAG AGGCGGCCCCAATTGAATCAGATCAGATGTTGGGAGAAGTGGATGCCCTGTCTGTTGAACTGAAGCATTACATTCAGGAAGATAACTGGAGGTTTGAGCAGGAGGTCGAGGAGTGGGAAGAAGAACAGTCCTGCAAAATCCCTCAGATGGAATCGTCCAGCAGCTCAGTGTCCCaggatttctccacatccccag AGCCCTCAGTAGCCTCTTCCCATGGGGTCCGCTGTTTGTCCTCTGAGCACGCTGTGATCGCAAAGGAGCAGACGGCGCAGGCGATTGCGAACACAGCACACGCCTATGAGCGGGGCGGTGTGGAAGCCGCGCTGAACGAG GAAGTTGAGCCCGAGAAGCCCATGTCCCCGGAAACAAACCCCGCAGGGCAGACAGAGCAGCCCCCAAAGGCTGGTGACACAGAGTCTGCTGCCCAGCCTGACTCTGAGGCCTCTGAAGTCGAGATTCCCAGTGTGGGAAGGATTCTGGTTAGAGCTGACGCAGATGGATATGATGAGGAG GTGATGCTGAGCCCTGCCATGCAAGGGGTCATCCTGGCCATAGCTAAAGCCCGTCAGACCTTTGACCGAGATGGGTCTGAAGCAGGGCTTATTAAG GCATTCCACGAAGAGTACTCCAGGCTCTACCAGCTGGCCAAGGAGACGCCCACGGCCCACAGCGACCCTCGGCTCCAGCACGTGCTTGTCTACTTTTTCCAAAATGAGGCGCCCAAGAGGGTGGTGGAGCGGACCCTCCTGGAACAGTTTGCAGATAAAAATCTCAGCTACGATGAAAG GTCCATCAGCATCATGAAGGTGGCGCAGGCCAAGCTGCAGGAGATTGGTCCAGAGGACATGAATATGGAAGAGTACAAG AAGTGGCATGAGGATTATAGTTTGTTTCGAAAGGTGTCTGTGTATCTCCTCACGGGTCTGGAACTCTACCAAAAAGGAAA GTACCAAGAGGCACTCTCCTACCTGGTATATGCCTACCAGAGCAATGCCGCCCTGCTGACCAAGGGGCCCCGCCGGGGGGTGAAGGAATCTGTCATCGCTTTGTACCGACGAAAGTGCCTTCTG GAGCTGAATGCCAAGGCAGCTTCTCTCTTTGAAACAAACGACGACCACTCTGTAACAGAGGGCATTAATGTGATGAATGAGCTGATCATTCCCTGCATTCACCTTATCATTAATAATGACATCTCCAAGGATGACCTACATGCCATTGAGATCATGAGAAACCATTGGTGCTCTTACCTTGGACAAGATATTGCGG AAAATCTACAGCTGTGCTTAGGGGAGTTCCTACCCAGGCTTCTCGATCCTTCTGCGGAAATCATTGTCTTGAAGGAGCCTCCAACTATTCGACCCAATTCTCCCTATGACCTTTGTAGCCGATTTGCAGCTGTCATGGAGTCAATTCAGGGGGTGTCAACTGTGACAGTGAAGTAA